In Gossypium hirsutum isolate 1008001.06 chromosome D06, Gossypium_hirsutum_v2.1, whole genome shotgun sequence, one genomic interval encodes:
- the LOC107903351 gene encoding glutamyl-tRNA(Gln) amidotransferase subunit A, chloroplastic/mitochondrial isoform X1, whose product MLSTIQPPRYLSRFPLRGRTKSRSFHILSSAQPVTKTCFAADQSQILSIRDSLLNRHLSAVELTHSYLDRLKQTEPHINCFLHVSDPDKVLKQAQDIDDKIKRNEEVGPLAGVLVAIKDNICTADMPSTGGSYILEGYRPPFDATAVKRLKDLGAIVVGKTNLDEFGMGSTTEASAFKVTANPWDLSRVPGGSSGGSAASVSARQCVVSLGSDTGGSVRQPASFCGVVGLKPTYGRVSRFGLMAYASSLDVIGCFGSSVADTGILLHAISGHDSLDATSSKREVPDFTSQFTYASSLKSRPLEGLRVGLIRETVDAGVDSGVKSAIEGAAAHLEQLGCVLKEVSLPSFSLGLPAYYILASSESSSNLSRYDGVRYGNQASSDELNGLYEESRAKGFGSEVKMRILMGTYALSAGYYDAYYKRAQQVRTIIRKSFKAALDENDILISPAAPSAAYKIGEKKNDPLAMYAGDIMTVNVNLAGLPALVLPCGFVEGGAVGLPVGLQIIGAAFDEEKLVKVGHIFEQTLEGYNFVPPLITDVGGASA is encoded by the exons ATGCTATCAACAATTCAACCCCCGCGTTATCTTTCTCGTTTCCCACTCCGGGGCCGCACCAAATCCCGCTCCTTTCACATCCTTTCTTCCGCACAGCCCGTCACCAAGACCTGCTTCGCAGCAGACCAATCACAAATCCTCTCCATTCGTGACTCGCTTCTCAACCGTCACCTCAGTGCTGTGGAACTGACTCATTCCTACCTGGACCGTCTCAAACAAACGGAGCCCCATATCAACTGTTTCCTTCACGTCTCCGACCCTGACAAGGTCCTGAAACAAGCGCAGGATATTGACGACAAGATAAAAAGGAATGAAGAAGTGGGTCCCCTTGCTGGCGTCCTCGTCGCTATCAAAGACAACATTTGTACGGCTGATATGCCTTCCACTGGTGGCTCTTACATTCTGGAAGGCTACCGTCCTCCGTTCGATGCCACTGCCGTGAAGAGGTTGAAGGACTTGGGCGCCATTGTTGTTGGAAAGACCAACTTGGATGAGTTTGGTATGGGGAGTACTACTGAAGCTTCTGCTTTTAAG GTGACAGCGAACCCATGGGACCTTTCTCGGGTGCCAGGGGGATCTTCGGGTGGCTCTGCTGCATCTGTATCAGCCAGGCAATGTGTTGTGTCACTTGGGAGTGACACTGGTGGAAGTGTGAGGCAACCAGCATCATTTTGCGGTGTAGTTGGTTTGAAGCCAACTTATGGACGCGTTTCGAGATTTGGACTTATGGCATATGCGTCATCCCTTGATGTTATTGGATGTTTTGGTTCCTCCGTTGCTGACACCGGGATTCTTCTTCATGCAATTTCTGGTCATGATTCACTTGATGCTACTAGCAGTAAACGA GAGGTGCCTGACTTCACTTCTCAATTCACTTATGCAAGTTCTTTGAAATCCAGACCATTAGAGGGGTTAAGGGTCGGTCTTATCCGTGAAACTGTTGATGCTGGTGTTGATTCTGGAGTTAAATCAGCAATAGAGGGTGCTGCAGCTCATCTGGAGCAATTAGGATGTGTTTTGAAAGAG GTTTCATTGCCATCCTTCTCTCTTGGTTTACCAGCTTACTATATTCTTGCATCATCAGAATCATCTTCAAACTTATCAAGATATGATGGTGTCAG ATATGGGAATCAAGCTTCTTCTGATGAGCTAAATGGCCTTTATGAAGAATCGAGGGCTAAAGGATTTGGATCAGAG GTCAAAATGAGAATATTAATGGGAACATATGCGCTTTCAGCTGGATATTATGATGCATATTACAAGCGTGCTCAACAG GTAAGGACCATAATTCGGAAAAGCTTCAAGGCAGCATTGGATGAAAATGACATCCTGATTTCACCTGCAGCTCCGTCCGCTGCATATAAGATTG GTGAGAAGAAGAATGACCCATTGGCAATGTATGCCGGAGATATTATGACG GTGAATGTTAACTTGGCGGGCTTACCTGCATTGGTTTTGCCATGCGGATTTGTTGAAGGGGGAGCTGTTGGCCTTCCTGTTGGCCTTCAAATCATTGGTGCGGCATTTGATGAG GAAAAGTTGGTAAAAGTGGGTCACATCTTTGAGCAGACTCTTGAAGGTTACAATTTTGTCCCTCCGCTCATCACGGATGTGGGTGGTGCTTCGGCCTGA
- the LOC107902140 gene encoding uncharacterized protein yields MAIDVFKRFSCSWCHEPLTDATYFCSNCPSFIIHKKCLDELPTEINHPSHHIHPLFLYYSYRNHFCNLCQKEHSRAFYGCSLCHFNINLEYALLRSIVEDKSRHQHPLTLFWRQDSFICDACGTEGNYISYICSTCCTIVHKKCISLPRIIKFSRHDHCIFHKHFLQTRELTRKDCKICFNEVKLDRGSYSCRRPGCNYIVHVNCVLEDARLYKVIEDEKQCEELEEKSMQSSIIRIIEVNEAGEATKIEHFSHQHCLVLADKLEEEIDRKCDRCMLPISNIFYYCSECPFFLHKTCAELPIIKQHWFHQSNAYLNSDSFKKCYFCSQYSSGFFYRIRGYMDMCTRCAEVADIIECEGHQHFLFFDFKCKEKCNGCGERCLYGAFRCGKCRFALDFGCLTLPHSALHKIDEHKLKLTYHDDKEQSYCDICEQYRDPSLWYYSCSICDTSTHPKCVLGNFPFLKDGVTASSYYHNHHHNLKFFRKVEGFPECSCCGKFCQEEIFKCKESTCDYIVHCKCLHFYH; encoded by the coding sequence ATGGCCATAGATGTATTCAAAAGATTCAGTTGCTCCTGGTGTCATGAACCATTGACAGATGCTACATATTTTTGTTCTAATTGTCCATCATTCATCATTCACAAGAAATGCCTTGATGAGTTACCCACTGAAATCAATCACCCTTCCCACCACATACACCCTCTTTTCCTTTATTATAGTTATCGCAACCATTTTTGCAACCTATGCCAAAAGGAACATTCTAGAGCTTTTTATGGCTGTTCTCTTTGCCATTTTAACATCAATCTTGAATATGCTTTGCTGAGGTCCATTGTTGAAGACAAAAGCCGTCATCAGCACCCACTCACCTTATTTTGGAGACAAGACTCATTCATTTGTGATGCATGTGGCACTGAAGGAAATTACATTTCTTACATATGTTCTACATGTTGCACCATAGTCCATAAGAAATGCATTTCACTCCCACGCATTATCAAATTTTCTCGACATGATCACTGCATTTTTCACAAACATTTTCTTCAAACACGAGAGCTTACAAGGAAAGATTGCAAGATTTGTTTCAATGAAGTAAAACTAGATCGTGGGAGTTACTCTTGTAGGAGGCCAGGTTGCAATTACATTGTCCATGTGAATTGTGTCTTAGAGGATGCAAGGTTGTACAAGGTAATTGAGGATGAAAAGCAATGTGAggagcttgaagaaaaatctatGCAGTCTTCCATCATTCGTATTATTGAGGTGAATGAAGCTGGGGAAGCTACAAAGATTGAGCATTTTAGTCATCAACATTGCTTGGTGTTAGCAGACAAGTTGGAGGaggaaattgatagaaaatgtgaTCGGTGCATGCTACCTATCtcaaatattttctattattgttcAGAATGCCCTTTTTTTCTTCATAAAACCTGTGCTGAATTGCCAATAATCAAGCAACATTGGTTTCATCAAAGCAATGCCTACCTCAATTCCGACAGCTTCAAGAAATGTTACTTTTGCAGTCAATATTCTAGTGGTTTCTTCTATAGAATTAGAGGATATATGGACATGTGCACAAGGTGTGCTGAAGTTGCTGATATCATTGAATGTGAAGGACACCAACACTTTCTCTTTTTTGATTTCAAATGCAAGGAGAAATGTAATGGTTGTGGCGAAAGGTGTCTGTACGGTGCATTCAGATGTGGAAAGTGCAGATTTGCTTTGGATTTTGGATGCTTAACATTACCACATTCAGCTCTTCACAAAATTGATGAACACAAGCTAAAGCTTACTTATCATGATGATAAGGAGCAAAGTTATTGTGATATTTGTGAGCAATATAGAGATCCAAGCCTTTGGTATTATTCTTGTTCAATTTGTGATACTTCTACTCATCCCAAATGTGTTCTTGGAAATTTTCCATTTCTCAAAGATGGGGTCACAGCTTCTTCTTATTATCACAATCATCATCACAATCTTAAATTTTTTAGGAAGGTCGAGGGCTTCCCTGAATGCTCTTGTTGTGGAAAGTTTTGCCAAGAAGAAATTTTCAAATGTAAAGAGTCTACATGCGACTATATTGTCCATTGCAAATGTCTGCATTTCTACCATTAA
- the LOC121203274 gene encoding MACPF domain-containing protein CAD1, producing MSELLNQKSSIQGKVHSGYLNSIFDLSGNWLHDATDTKTLAFDGYFISLYYLHLTAFPLVLNDRVKKSVPPHWDPAALSRFIQTYGTHIIVGMAIGGQDLICVRQNSSSTIPTSELRGYLEDLGDVMFSDGKSPSLIQRKSRDGKQKV from the exons ATGTCTGAGTTACTTAATCAGAAGTCTTCTATACAAGGAAAAGTTCATTCAGGGTATCTTAACAGTATCTTCGATTTGAGTGGAAATTGGCTTCATGATGCTACAGACACCAAAACTCTCGCTTTCGATGGTTACTTTATTTCGTTGTACTATTTACACCTTACAGCATTTCCACTTGTTCTAAACGACAGAGTTAAGAAGTCTGTTCCACCTCATTGGGATCCAGCAGCCTTGTCTAG GTTCATACAGACATATGGAACACACATAATAGTCGGCATGGCTATCGGTGGTCAAGATTTAATATGTGTCAGGCAAAACTCTTCCTCTACAATTCCTACATCCGAGCTTAGAGGGTATTTGGAGGACCTCGGAGATGTTATGTTTTCAGATGGGAAAAGCCCTTCATTAATACAGAGAAAGTCAAGAGATGGCAAACAAAAAGTATAA
- the LOC107903351 gene encoding glutamyl-tRNA(Gln) amidotransferase subunit A, chloroplastic/mitochondrial isoform X2, with translation MLSTIQPPRYLSRFPLRGRTKSRSFHILSSAQPVTKTCFAADQSQILSIRDSLLNRHLSAVELTHSYLDRLKQTEPHINCFLHVSDPDKVLKQAQDIDDKIKRNEEVGPLAGVLVAIKDNICTADMPSTGGSYILEGYRPPFDATAVKRLKDLGAIVVGKTNLDEFGMGSTTEASAFKVTANPWDLSRVPGGSSGGSAASVSARQCVVSLGSDTGGSVRQPASFCGVVGLKPTYGRVSRFGLMAYASSLDVIGCFGSSVADTGILLHAISGHDSLDATSSKREVPDFTSQFTYASSLKSRPLEGLRVGLIRETVDAGVDSGVKSAIEGAAAHLEQLGCVLKEVSLPSFSLGLPAYYILASSESSSNLSRYDGVRYGNQASSDELNGLYEESRAKGFGSEVKMRILMGTYALSAGYYDAYYKRAQQCQEILFLSDHSLLRRLWS, from the exons ATGCTATCAACAATTCAACCCCCGCGTTATCTTTCTCGTTTCCCACTCCGGGGCCGCACCAAATCCCGCTCCTTTCACATCCTTTCTTCCGCACAGCCCGTCACCAAGACCTGCTTCGCAGCAGACCAATCACAAATCCTCTCCATTCGTGACTCGCTTCTCAACCGTCACCTCAGTGCTGTGGAACTGACTCATTCCTACCTGGACCGTCTCAAACAAACGGAGCCCCATATCAACTGTTTCCTTCACGTCTCCGACCCTGACAAGGTCCTGAAACAAGCGCAGGATATTGACGACAAGATAAAAAGGAATGAAGAAGTGGGTCCCCTTGCTGGCGTCCTCGTCGCTATCAAAGACAACATTTGTACGGCTGATATGCCTTCCACTGGTGGCTCTTACATTCTGGAAGGCTACCGTCCTCCGTTCGATGCCACTGCCGTGAAGAGGTTGAAGGACTTGGGCGCCATTGTTGTTGGAAAGACCAACTTGGATGAGTTTGGTATGGGGAGTACTACTGAAGCTTCTGCTTTTAAG GTGACAGCGAACCCATGGGACCTTTCTCGGGTGCCAGGGGGATCTTCGGGTGGCTCTGCTGCATCTGTATCAGCCAGGCAATGTGTTGTGTCACTTGGGAGTGACACTGGTGGAAGTGTGAGGCAACCAGCATCATTTTGCGGTGTAGTTGGTTTGAAGCCAACTTATGGACGCGTTTCGAGATTTGGACTTATGGCATATGCGTCATCCCTTGATGTTATTGGATGTTTTGGTTCCTCCGTTGCTGACACCGGGATTCTTCTTCATGCAATTTCTGGTCATGATTCACTTGATGCTACTAGCAGTAAACGA GAGGTGCCTGACTTCACTTCTCAATTCACTTATGCAAGTTCTTTGAAATCCAGACCATTAGAGGGGTTAAGGGTCGGTCTTATCCGTGAAACTGTTGATGCTGGTGTTGATTCTGGAGTTAAATCAGCAATAGAGGGTGCTGCAGCTCATCTGGAGCAATTAGGATGTGTTTTGAAAGAG GTTTCATTGCCATCCTTCTCTCTTGGTTTACCAGCTTACTATATTCTTGCATCATCAGAATCATCTTCAAACTTATCAAGATATGATGGTGTCAG ATATGGGAATCAAGCTTCTTCTGATGAGCTAAATGGCCTTTATGAAGAATCGAGGGCTAAAGGATTTGGATCAGAG GTCAAAATGAGAATATTAATGGGAACATATGCGCTTTCAGCTGGATATTATGATGCATATTACAAGCGTGCTCAACAG TGTCAGGAAATATTGTTCCTTTCGGACCACTCCTTGTTGAGAAGACTGTGGAGCTAA